TTAATATCTTCTATCGCAAGTACAATGATACTTTAATTTGTGTTTGCCCATTTTTTGGTGGCCCAAGTGGCATTAATTCTTACGACAAAATGGAAGCATTAGTAGAGTCAGTAAAAGAATTATGTAAATAATTTTTTTGTTAAGTTTAACGTTGATAGATAAATAGCGACTTCGGTCGCTATTTATCATTACTTATCTTGCTTATGTTTAAGCATATGCATAATAAGCCTAATAAGCGTTTCTTTTTGTTTCGGATCAGATTCAGCAACTAATAAAGTGAGTGCTGCAAGCCCCGTATCATTGATAACAGGGTGTCCATCATGATCAAACAAACGCCCATTTCTATGTAAGAAATCGACAAATAAAAATGCGCCACTGCGTTTATTACCATCTGAAAAAGGATGGTTCTTGACGACAAAATAAAGTAAATGCGCTGCTTTTGCTTCAATGCTTGGATAAGCGGGTTCACCAAATACACTTTGATCTAAATTGCCTAGAATCGCAGATAAGCCATTATCTCGTTCACGTCCAAACAGATCACTTGCTTCACCTTTTGCCATCAGCTGTAATTTTAACTCTGCTAGTGCAGAACAGGCCTCAATATAAGTCGGTAACGTACCGCCTTGCTGTGTTTGTGGTTCGGTAAGTAAACCTTCATCATATTGTTGTAGCCATAAAAAGGTATGCGTATAACGGCTGACAATATCCACTAATCCACGACCACTTTCTAGCGTTAATTCTGATGAGTTTGCCGTTTTTTGAATGAGTGCAAGTGCTTGTTCTAATTCGTGAGCATTTTGCTGTAAACGTTTTTGGTTAATGGTATAGCCTTGAGTCAGATATTCTTTTAAACGTGCCGTTGCCCAGATTCTAAAATTTGTTGCAGATTTAGACTTCACTCGATAGCCTACTGAAATAATAGCATCCAAATTATAATGTTTAACCTTACGAGTAACTTGTCTTTTCCCTTCTTGTCGAACTACCGAGAAATCCTCGGTAGTTAAATTTTCATCAAGTTCTGCTTCATTAAAAATATTTTTTAAGTGTAGGCTTATGTTATCTGAGCTAGTATCAAAAATATTTGCCATCTGCGCCTGAGAAAGCCAAACGGTATCATTTTCAAATCTTACTTCCACTTGTGTTGTGCCATCTTGAGCTTGGTAAATTTCAATCGGATTTTGGTTATTCATATTCTTTTCCTTAATAAGTTATATGTATATATAAACAGATAAATATACATATTGCAATAAGGATAATCTTATTTGTAAAAGATCTTCTAAAAATAACCGCTTGTAACATTCTCCAGCGACACGAAATGTCGCTTCCTTCCATATAATTTTTTCCATAAAAGAGAGTTTTTTACCTCTTACAACACGCTTAAGCCCTTTTATAGAAACAACACAGGAGAAAACTTATGGCAATGAAAGTCACTTTTAAACGAGATCCACTTTTTGAGGATGTAAAAAAATTCGTGCAACAAGAAAAATTTACATCTGGTTCACGGATTCAACGCAAATTTAGTTTAGGCTTTAATCGAGCTGCGAGAATTGTAGCGCAGCTAGAGGAAGCTGGGGTTATTTCACCAATGAAAAATGGACAGAGAAAAGTATTATGAAAAATGACTTAAATTATGCAGTGGAACTTATCCATAAGGCTGATGGCATTTTAATTACGGCCGGGGCAGGAATGAGCGTAGATTCAGGTTTGCCAGATTTTAGAAGTGTCGGCGGGTTTTGGAATGCTTACCCAATGTTTAAAGGCCGCAATATCAATTTTGAAGATATTGCGACGCCATTGGCTTATGAAACTCATCAAGAGTTAGCTTATTGGTTTTACGGGCATCGCTTATCGCAATATCGCGCAACAATCCCGCATGATGGCTACCAAATTTTAAAACGTTGGGCAGAAAGCAAACCGTATGGTTATTTTGTTTTTACAAGTAATGTGGATGGGCATTTTCAGAAAGCAGGGTTTGAAGAAGGGCGCATTTATGAAGTGCATGGCACACTAGAGCGTTTGCAGTGTGCGCATAATTGCCGCGATTTAAGTTGGTCTGCAAAAGAATTTCAACCTGTGGTGGATAACGAAAACTTGCGCTTATTGAGTGAGCCACCTCGTTGTCCTTATTGTCAGCGTTTAGCAAGACAGAATGTACTCATGTTTGACGATTATTTTTACAGCAGTAATTATCAAAATTTAAAACGAAATAAGCTCGATTTATGGTTAAAAGAAGTGCAAAATCTCGTCGTCATCGAACTGGGGGCGGGGAAAGCTATTCCAACTGTGCGTCGCTTTTCTGAACGTACGGCGAAAGCAAAAAAGGGTGGATTTATCCGTATTAACCCACAAGATGCAGGTGTGCCGAAAATGCACTTTTTAAGTCTAGAAATGAAGGCGTTAGATGCCCTAAAAGCGATTGATCGCCTGCTAAATCCTTCTCAATAAGCGGTTGAATAATGGAAAATTTTTGCGAAATTACCTTCTGCCAACAAATTGGCAGCAACAAGCGACACAACCAAGATGCCCTTTTTAATGGTGAGGCGGTGTTTCAATATAAACTCAAAACGGCTGAAAAACGCCTTGAAAACCGACCGCACTTTATTGTGGGCGTGGCAGATGGTATTTCCAATAGCAACCGACCTGAAAAAGCGAGCAAGTTGGCAATGCAATTATTAAGCCAAATGGAAAGCATAAGTAGTCAAACGATCTACGATTTACAATCTAGTTTATCTGCAGAATTAGCGGAGGATTATTTTGGCGCAGCAACCACTTTTGTTGCGGCTGAAATTGATCAAATAACCCGTAAAGCCAAAATTCTCAGCGTAGGCGATAGCCGTGCTTATTTAATTGATGCCCAAGGAAAATGGCAACAAATTACGCAAGATCATTCAATTCTGTCTGAATTATTGACTGATTTTCCCGATAAAAAAGAAGAAGATTTTGCCACGATTTATGGCGGTGTTTCTTCTTGTTTAGTCGCGGATTATTCCGAATTTCAAGATAAAATTTTTTATCAAGAAATTAAAATTCAACAAGGGGAAAGTTTATTACTGTGTTCTGATGGATTAACAGATGGACTTTCTGCTGAAGTAAGAGAAAAAATTTGGAAACAATATGATAATGATAAATCTCGATTGACGGTGTGTCGTAAATTAGTTGCGAAGCAAGTCTTTTATGATGATTTATCGATGGTTATTCTTAAATGAAACTTTTATAATTCACTTTGTGATTTAACATTCTAATAAGGAAAAATTATGTCTTACCAAGGAATCTCCATTCGTGAAGTTTTAGATAAAATTAATGCCAATACAAACGGTTGGTATTTGCCGGAAGTGCAACGCCAGTATGTTTGGGGAAATCGCAATAATTCTGAAGATTATGTGTGCTTATTATTAGATTCTTTATTGCAAGGTTATCCTATCGGCGGGATTGTTGTATGGGAAAATTCAGCTAAAGTACCTTTCCGACTATTCTTAACTGATTACGCATCAAATAAATTCAATAAGTCGGTTGAAGAAGGTAGATGGGGGCAAAGTAAATCGTTAGTTTATGATGGGCAGCAACGATTACAAACTTTATATTCTGTACTGAAATATACATTTAATGATCGGGTTTTACATTATGATTTATTTTTTGATGCTAAAAATGCAAATGCAGATGAAACAGGTTTCTTATTTAGAAATAAGGATGCAACCCCTGAATTACGTTATTTAAAGTTGACAGAGCTTTGTTCTATATCTTGTCCAGAAGCATCGGAAGAATCGGAAGCAAAATATACTATCGAAGATAGGTTAAAACCTTTGTATGAGCATGATAAAGAAAAAAGACCTATTGTTTGTCAAAATTTTGATAGATTATGGGATGTTTTTGTAAAAGATCATAAAAAACAAATTGCTTATTTCTCAATTAAAGCAAATAGTCCTGATACGGCAAATGAGGTTTTTCGTCGATTAAATATTGGAGGAGTTTCGTTGACTTCAGTAGAATTGGTTTTAAGTAAAATAAAGGCAAAATATTATGATTTTGAAGAGAAATTATGGGAGCTTTCTAATAAAATTAAAAAATATGATATTGAATTTTCTTCAGAACAGTTATTGCAATTACTTTATCTTTTGATTAAGGGGACAATTCGCGTAGATGATCGCTACTTCAAGGGAACTGATGAGGAACTTGATCTATTTAATAGTAAATTAGAAGATGTAGAGATTCCTCTTCTTGATTTTTTTAATTATTTAAGAAGCGAGTTTAATATAAACCATAATTATATCATACCTAGATGGGCAGCTATATTGCCAATGATAATTTATTTAATTAGACGAAACGAGATTAATCATAATTATAAATGGAGTGATAATTATAATGACGAACATAAAAAGCAAATGAAAGCTGTTCATCAATACTTTTTATCTTCACAAATTTTGGATTGGAATACGCAGACAATGGTCAACGAATTTTCTCGTTTGGCTACAGAAGCAGCAAAAAATCAACATGAATTTCCTCTAAGTGAAATCAAAGCATTTGCAGTATCCAAAAATCGTGTAGGTGAATTAAATGAAAGTAACTTTACTTGGCAGCCTTGGTTTGCTTTAAAAATGTTACAACCAGGAAGAGCATTTAATTTTACGGAAAATAAACCTCATATTGATCATATATTTCCAATGAATAGAGGTATTGATGATGAGATTTATCAAAATGAAGTTGATGTCTTATGGAATTTCCAAATATTACCTGCAGGTGTAAATCTTTATAAATGGAATAAATCTCCGAAAGAATTTTTATTGTCTCATCCAGAGCTTAAAGAAAAATTTGATTTTATTCCTGATTTGGATAGTGAAGTATGGAATAATTACATAGACTTTATCCAGTATCGTAAGAACTTAATGATAAAGTATTTAAAAGAACGATATGATATTTCTTTAAATTCCTAACGACATAATCCGTCGCTCTACTTCTTAAACTATGCTCAAACCTAATAGGTTTGAGCATTTTTTATTGGAGTGATGATTATGTCTAAATTCAAACTTAACCCCCCATCGGTTTCCCCTTATACCGAAAAATTAATGTTGCAACTTTTATTGGAATATCGAGGATTTGCAGAGGTTTTTCATGAAGATGTTTGGCACTATGACAATATTGCAGCGGCTTTAGGTTTACCGAGTGAAATGGAGCGTTGCGATGATTTTCGTGCGAAAGTAAAAAAATTATTACAAGCACGAAATAAAACGTTGCCAAAATTGACCGCTCTTTGCGTAAACGAGAATCCAATTATTCAACAAAATATTGATACGCTGACCCAATTATTATCATTGAATACTACTGAGCAGACGCTTTTCCGTTTATCGGTTCAGCTACGCTTAGATGAGCCATTGAAAAAATTGAGCGAGGTATTACCAAAATCTAATTTTGTAGGGGTAAGTGAGGTATTATCAAATTTATTTGGTTTGCCAAAATCGGACATTATTTCTGCCTTAAAAGATAAGGGAAAACTATTAGGCTATGGCTTGCTTGAACGAAACTATAATCCAGATAGCCTCCATGACTATTTGGATTGGGGAAAAATGTTAGATTTTGATGAATTCATCTCAGAACCATTAAATGAGCAGGTGTTATTAAAAGCTTGTACAAAACCAGCTATTGAACCTAGTTTGAGTTTAGACGATTTTGCTTATTTAAACGAGATGAAAACAATGATGCTGGATTATCTTCAGTCCTCATTCGCTACTCATAGAAAAGGTGTAAATATTTTAATTTATGGTGCACCAGGTACAGGAAAAACAGAGTTCGCAACGTTATTAGCAAAAGCAGTGAGTGTTTCGGCACATAATATTACTTATATGGATGAAAATGAGGAAGTGATCCGAGCGGAAGAGCGTTTGAATAAATGCCGTGTTGCACAAAAGATTTTAGAAGGGCAATCTTCGTTATTGATTTTTGATGAAATAGAAGATGTTTTTCGCGCTGGTTTTTTTGAGCGTTCAGTAGCGCAGAAAAATAAAGCTTGGATGAATCAATTATTAGAAAATAACAATGTGCCGATGATTTGGATATCTAATTCTGTTTTTGGCATAGATCCTGCTTTTTTACGCCGATTTGATTTTATTTTAGAAATGCCTGATTTGCCGTTGAAAAATAAGTCAGCATTGATTACGCAACTGACTGAGGGGAAATTAAGTTCGGCTTATGTGCAGCATTTTGCGAAAGTGCGGTCATTAACGCCGGCGATTTTAAGCCGTACAATTCGGGTGGCAAAGGAACTCAACACATCTAATTTTGCTGAGACTTTGCTCATGATGTTTAATCAAACCTTAAAATCGCAAAATAAACCGAAAATCGAACCGCTTGTTTTAGGCAAAGCCGACTATAACTTGGATTATGTGGCTTGTAATGACAATATTCATCATATTAGTGAAGGGTTAAAACGGTCGAAAAAAGGGCGAATTTGTTGCTATGGCCCGCCAGGAACAGGAAAAACTGCTTGGGCAGCATGGCTTGCTGAGGAGTTAGATATGCCACTGTTGTTAAAACAAGGCTCTGATTTACTTGATTCTTATGTGGGCGGAACAGAACGAAATATTGCACAAGCCTTTGAACAAGCGAAAAATGATAATGCGTTATTGGTGCTAGATGAAGTAGATACCTTCTTATTTTCTCGAGAAGGCGCAGACCGAAGTTGGGAACATTCACAAGTGAATGAAATGTTGACACAAATTGAACGTTTTGAGGGATTAATGGTGGTTTCAACAAACCTGATTGAAGTGCTTGATCCAGCAGCATTACGTCGCTTTGATTTGAAATTGAAGTTTGATTATTTAACACTGAAACAACGTTTAGATTTTGCTAAACAACAGGCTGAAATCTTAGGGTTGCCATCATTATCGGAAGAGGATTTAAGTCAGATTGAATCGCTTAATCTGCTGACGCCTGGAGATTTTGCTGCAGTGGCTCGTCGTCACCAATTTTCTCCTTTTCAAAAGGTGCAAGATTGGCTGAGCTCATTACAAGGTGAATGTGAAGTGAAACCAGCGTTTTCTTCAACGACACGACGGATTGGGTTCTAATTAAAGTGCGGTCAAAATTTTCATTATTTTTTGACCGCACTTTTTATTCTCCTGTCAGCCAACTTGCGAGCAAAATAACGATGGTGAAAATAGCGAACCAAATAAGGTGAAGTTTAGTGCTTTTTCGATTAATTTCGGCATTATGTTGGCGTCGTTCTTCGAGTTTTTGTTTGTAAATTTCAAGATCTTCTTCTTTAAAAGAAAAACCACAATTC
This portion of the Haemophilus parainfluenzae T3T1 genome encodes:
- the rhuM gene encoding RhuM family protein, whose protein sequence is MNNQNPIEIYQAQDGTTQVEVRFENDTVWLSQAQMANIFDTSSDNISLHLKNIFNEAELDENLTTEDFSVVRQEGKRQVTRKVKHYNLDAIISVGYRVKSKSATNFRIWATARLKEYLTQGYTINQKRLQQNAHELEQALALIQKTANSSELTLESGRGLVDIVSRYTHTFLWLQQYDEGLLTEPQTQQGGTLPTYIEACSALAELKLQLMAKGEASDLFGRERDNGLSAILGNLDQSVFGEPAYPSIEAKAAHLLYFVVKNHPFSDGNKRSGAFLFVDFLHRNGRLFDHDGHPVINDTGLAALTLLVAESDPKQKETLIRLIMHMLKHKQDK
- a CDS encoding DNA translocase FtsK, yielding MAMKVTFKRDPLFEDVKKFVQQEKFTSGSRIQRKFSLGFNRAARIVAQLEEAGVISPMKNGQRKVL
- a CDS encoding SIR2 family NAD-dependent protein deacylase, with protein sequence MKNDLNYAVELIHKADGILITAGAGMSVDSGLPDFRSVGGFWNAYPMFKGRNINFEDIATPLAYETHQELAYWFYGHRLSQYRATIPHDGYQILKRWAESKPYGYFVFTSNVDGHFQKAGFEEGRIYEVHGTLERLQCAHNCRDLSWSAKEFQPVVDNENLRLLSEPPRCPYCQRLARQNVLMFDDYFYSSNYQNLKRNKLDLWLKEVQNLVVIELGAGKAIPTVRRFSERTAKAKKGGFIRINPQDAGVPKMHFLSLEMKALDALKAIDRLLNPSQ
- a CDS encoding PP2C family protein-serine/threonine phosphatase — its product is MENFCEITFCQQIGSNKRHNQDALFNGEAVFQYKLKTAEKRLENRPHFIVGVADGISNSNRPEKASKLAMQLLSQMESISSQTIYDLQSSLSAELAEDYFGAATTFVAAEIDQITRKAKILSVGDSRAYLIDAQGKWQQITQDHSILSELLTDFPDKKEEDFATIYGGVSSCLVADYSEFQDKIFYQEIKIQQGESLLLCSDGLTDGLSAEVREKIWKQYDNDKSRLTVCRKLVAKQVFYDDLSMVILK
- a CDS encoding DUF262 domain-containing protein; this translates as MSYQGISIREVLDKINANTNGWYLPEVQRQYVWGNRNNSEDYVCLLLDSLLQGYPIGGIVVWENSAKVPFRLFLTDYASNKFNKSVEEGRWGQSKSLVYDGQQRLQTLYSVLKYTFNDRVLHYDLFFDAKNANADETGFLFRNKDATPELRYLKLTELCSISCPEASEESEAKYTIEDRLKPLYEHDKEKRPIVCQNFDRLWDVFVKDHKKQIAYFSIKANSPDTANEVFRRLNIGGVSLTSVELVLSKIKAKYYDFEEKLWELSNKIKKYDIEFSSEQLLQLLYLLIKGTIRVDDRYFKGTDEELDLFNSKLEDVEIPLLDFFNYLRSEFNINHNYIIPRWAAILPMIIYLIRRNEINHNYKWSDNYNDEHKKQMKAVHQYFLSSQILDWNTQTMVNEFSRLATEAAKNQHEFPLSEIKAFAVSKNRVGELNESNFTWQPWFALKMLQPGRAFNFTENKPHIDHIFPMNRGIDDEIYQNEVDVLWNFQILPAGVNLYKWNKSPKEFLLSHPELKEKFDFIPDLDSEVWNNYIDFIQYRKNLMIKYLKERYDISLNS
- a CDS encoding AAA family ATPase — encoded protein: MSKFKLNPPSVSPYTEKLMLQLLLEYRGFAEVFHEDVWHYDNIAAALGLPSEMERCDDFRAKVKKLLQARNKTLPKLTALCVNENPIIQQNIDTLTQLLSLNTTEQTLFRLSVQLRLDEPLKKLSEVLPKSNFVGVSEVLSNLFGLPKSDIISALKDKGKLLGYGLLERNYNPDSLHDYLDWGKMLDFDEFISEPLNEQVLLKACTKPAIEPSLSLDDFAYLNEMKTMMLDYLQSSFATHRKGVNILIYGAPGTGKTEFATLLAKAVSVSAHNITYMDENEEVIRAEERLNKCRVAQKILEGQSSLLIFDEIEDVFRAGFFERSVAQKNKAWMNQLLENNNVPMIWISNSVFGIDPAFLRRFDFILEMPDLPLKNKSALITQLTEGKLSSAYVQHFAKVRSLTPAILSRTIRVAKELNTSNFAETLLMMFNQTLKSQNKPKIEPLVLGKADYNLDYVACNDNIHHISEGLKRSKKGRICCYGPPGTGKTAWAAWLAEELDMPLLLKQGSDLLDSYVGGTERNIAQAFEQAKNDNALLVLDEVDTFLFSREGADRSWEHSQVNEMLTQIERFEGLMVVSTNLIEVLDPAALRRFDLKLKFDYLTLKQRLDFAKQQAEILGLPSLSEEDLSQIESLNLLTPGDFAAVARRHQFSPFQKVQDWLSSLQGECEVKPAFSSTTRRIGF
- a CDS encoding zinc ribbon domain-containing protein, giving the protein MALTRCPECRKKISESAQFCPNCGFSFKEEDLEIYKQKLEERRQHNAEINRKSTKLHLIWFAIFTIVILLASWLTGE